A portion of the Rhizoctonia solani chromosome 6, complete sequence genome contains these proteins:
- a CDS encoding glycoside hydrolase family 61 protein translates to MLFRTVIATLAAVAGVSAHGYIDKVTIGGKTFSGPYPFSNKNAASPIRKITTTFPITSASDANMNCGIDAAPAAQVAAANPGDKVTFSWKSGQNKNWGHSIGPIMTYLAQVPAGQTADKFDTRKAKFFKIDQTGQTGGAGTGWVQASIKGGKTYTTTLPNDLPAGDYIIRHELIALHFAQKKDGAQFYPGCVQIRVGGGSNAPKAISAQTVSFPGGYTENDKSLFVPNLFKGNFVYPFPGPQVVKSLGAASTKGASNVGNSTIIDEETEPKTCDSKKAKAKNDKRTPISHVTPDHGRVRSRVMRHLV, encoded by the exons ATGTTGTTCCGGACTGTTATCGCCACTCTCGCTGCTGTAGCTGGTGTCTCTGCACATGGCTATATTGATA aggtcactattggaggCAAGACCTTTTCTGGTCCTTACCCCTTCTCCAATAAGAACGCTGCGAGTCCTATTCGCAAGATCACGACCACCTTTCCGATTACTAGCGCCAGCGATGCGAACATGAACTGTGGTATCGATGCCGCACCAGCTGCTCAGGTCGCCGCTGCCAACCCAGGAGACAAGGTCACTTTCAGTTGGAAGAGCGGGCAGAACAAGAAC TGGGGTCACTCTATTGGGCCCATCATGACTTATCTCGCTCAAGTTCCCGCTGGTCAGACAGCCGACAAGTTTGACACCCGGAAAGCCAAATTCTTCAAGATCGACCAAACTGGTCAGACGGGCGGTGCCGGCACTGGATGGGTACAAGCGAGTATCA AGGGCGGCAAGACTTATACCACCACCCTGCCCAATGACCTTCCCGCCGGTGACTATATCATTCGCCATGAGCTTATTGCCTTGCACTTTGCTCAAAAGAAGGACGGTGCTCAATTTTATCCTGGCTGTGTCCAAATACGAGTTGGCGGCGGATCCAATGCTCCCAAGGCTATCTCGGCACAGACCGTTTCGTTCCCGGGCGGATATACCGAAAATGACAAGAGCTTGTTCGTCCCAAACCTATTCAAGGGCAACTTTGTCTATCCGTTCCCCGGCCCGCAGGTCGTCAAATCTCTTGGAGCAGCAAGCACCAAGGGGGCATCGAACGTTGGTAACAGCACTATTATTGACGAAGAAACCGAACCCAAGACATGCGATTCTAAGAAGGCCAAAGCTAAGAATGACAAGCGAACCCCCATTTCTCACGTTACTCCTGACCACGGCCGTGTTCGTTCTCGCGTCATGCGCCACCTGGTCTAA
- a CDS encoding h-type lectin domain-containing protein has translation MANHQALFNTNDIRDWTKPQLEHSKAFRNNFPSTNYPLGINFSDYDKSKNIRLKSYFDSVEFNGKDDSFTSKCHLDAWYDSVMYAAGCTWFPIFNDRDFQSGIASVKPSQEYTTIDVKFENEYASAPKVVCWLRAFDLDKGGDWRIDVTPTDVTTKGCKLKFRVWGTTKAYWIEASWIAHPTDRSHIESGSFDTQEQRDWQKPQHEHQKKVTFSKKFTRPPVVYYAISRIDETNKGNLRVKAYVKDVTAQGMTCHLDSWHDTVMYTTVGQWIAIQKY, from the coding sequence ATGGCCAACCACCAAGCCCTCTTTAACACCAACGACATCCGTGACTGGACTAAGCCACAGCTCGAGCACTCCAAGGCGTTTAGGAATAATTTCCCTTCGACCAACTACCCCCTCGGGATCAACTTTTCAGACTACGACAAGAGCAAGAATATCCGTCTCAAGTCGTACTTTGATAGTGTAGAGTTCAATGGCAAGGACGACTCGTTCACGTCTAAATGCCACCTTGACGCTTGGTACGATTCGGTCATGTACGCTGCGGGATGCACCTGGTTTCCCATCTTCAACGATCGTGACTTTCAGTCTGGCATCGCGTCCGTGAAGCCTTCGCAAGAGTACACGACCATTGACGTCAAATTCGAGAACGAATACGCGTCTGCGCCCAAAGTAGTCTGCTGGCTTCGTGCGTTCGATCTTGACAAGGGCGGCGACTGGCGTATCGACGTGACTCCTACCGATGTCACCACCAAGGGCTGCAAGCTCAAGTTCCGCGTCTGGGGAACTACCAAAGCATACTGGATCGAGGCATCGTGGATAGCCCATCCCACAGATCGTTCGCACATTGAATCTGGTTCGTTCGACACCCAAGAGCAACGTGACTGGCAAAAGCCTCAGCACGAGCATCAAAAGAAAGTCACCTTTTCGAAGAAGTTTACCCGTCCACCTGTTGTCTACTACGCGATTAGTCGGATCGACGAGACTAACAAGGGTAATTTGAGGGTGAAGGCATATGTAAAGGACGTTACCGCCCAGGGTATGACGTGCCATCTTGACTCATGGCACGATACCGTAATGTACACAACAGTCGGGCAGTGGATTGCGATTCAAAAATACTAG
- a CDS encoding DASH complex subunit Dad4: MENPHEERQAMLLARIIKNADKLHEAIIEMNKAVAEINTANEDIVIASELFANYRRNVAYNLTATSTTETSLSE, encoded by the exons ATGGAGAACCCACATGAGGAGAGGCAGGCAATGTTATTGGCACGAATCATAAAAAATGCG GATAAACTTCACGAAGCCATCATTGAGATGAATAAAGCCGTTGCG GAAATTAATACGGCCAACGAAGACATTGTTATTGCTTCTGAACTATTTGCTAATTACCGACGGAATGTTGCTTATAACTTGACGGCGACCAGTACAACGGAGACCAGTCTCTCGGAGTAG
- a CDS encoding Prefoldin subunit, whose translation MASTSTAESGSKELKTNPRGIPHAPFVSDIEQHIGGPEAECESALRQFQEAVAKYRYMELNLNQRKSGLEEKIPDIKKSLGVVEHLITQRKPAKTDDDDLEDEDDDDEAKKKRNVTFELNDTLYAEAELEDTDTVYLWLGANVMLSYKLPEAQELLTSKLSSAQQNLSNVTEDLEFLREQITIMEVNTARVYNWDVRRRRLKREAEAAGKAVPDPE comes from the exons ATGGCATCTACATCGACAGCCGAATCTGGATCCAAAGAACTAAAGACCAATCCCAGAGGCATTCCACATGCGCCATTTGTC TCCGATATCGAGCAGCATATTGGGGGACCAGAGGCCGAATGTGAGAGTGCGCTCAGGCAATTCCAAGAGGCTGTCGC GAAATACCGATATATGGAATTGAATCTGAACCAGCGAAAATCGGGGCTGGAAGAAAAAATACCAGACATCAAGAAGTCACTGGGGGTTGTGGAGCACCTGATCACTCAA CGAAAGCCAGCCAAaaccgacgacgacgacctggaagacgaagacgatgatgatgaggCTAAAAAGAAGAGGAATGTTACATTTGAATTGAATGATACTCTATACGCTGAGGCCGAACTGGAGGATACGGACACAGTCTACCTATGGCTTGGG GCCAATGTGATGCTGTCATATAAGCTCCCCGAAGCCCAGGAACTTCTTACATCGAAATTGTCTTCAGCGCAACAAAACCTCTCGAATGTGACTGAAGACCTCGAGTTCCTCCGTGAACAAATAACGATCATGGAAGTCAACACCGCTAGA GTTTACAACTGGGATGTTCGACGAAGGCGCTTGAAGCGCGAGGCAGAAGCAGCTGGGAAAGCGGTACCAGATCCAGAGTAG
- a CDS encoding cutinase — MVFWGLVTTLALAGISSAKPTPRAGCSPLQLVFAAGTGEKGLGLAGEPLSEALGAAIPGTTTYALPYDTSVEYDTTLVAAADSVQQYFASQSTACPDQKFVFGGYSKGAMVVHRTSLPDPIKSKVVALVMFGDPYLKYQTTEFENAWPIDNPEVNLQPGSTTVPGANVASFCNSGDIICDLMGNAVEPHLAYGTDGSATKAASFVKGDDPLVSVTIASAFPPYGDSAGYYVILANEIGVNVELFLVDLFKAEHKDTKFIENYNPFGLVPVLEDEDGTKLYESRAICRYLIAKYAPESELLPNPSDVKKYGLFEQAASIEYSSFDRWGASITIGRVIAPMAGWPIDEEEVKKAINTLTSNMEAYERILSKQKYLAGNAFTFADLSHLPFGQIINHFYPEIFSSQPHVKLWWDTISSRDSWKSTLKLTGEY, encoded by the exons ATGGTTTTTTGGGGCTTAGTA ACGACCCTTGCTTTGGCAGGGATATCCAGCGCTAAACCAACCCCACGTGCCGGATGTTCGCCTCTCCAGCTTGTCTTTGCCGCTGGTACGGGCGAGAAAGGGCTAGGACTTGCTGGAGAACCCCTTTCAGAGGCGCTGGGTGCCGCTATTCCAGG AACTACGACGTACGCTCTCCCATACGACACATCGGTTGAATATGATACCACCCTCGTCGCAGCAGCTGATTCGGTGCAACAGTACTTTGCTAGCCAGTCTACTGCATGCCCTGACCAGAAGTTTGTATTTGGAGGATATTCCAAGGGAGCAATGGTTGTTCACC GCACCTCTCTTCCTGATCCCATCAAATCCAAAGTGGTTGCTCTTGTAATGTTTGGAGATCCATATCTCAAATACCAAACCACAGAATTTGAAAACGCATGGCCAATCGATAACCCAGAAGTTAACCTCCAACCCGGAAGTACGACCGTTCCCGGTGCCAATGTGGCTAGCTTTTGCAACTCGGGAGATATAATCTGTGACTTGATGGGCAATGCAGTTGAGCCCCACCTTGCTTATGGAACCGATGGGAGTGCAACCAAGGCCGCCTCGTTTGTGAAAGGG GATGATCCATTAGTGTCAGTCACTATTGCGAGTGCCTTCCCTCCTTACGGTGATTCTGCTGGTTACTACGTCATCC TTGCCAACGAGATTGGGGTCAACGTCGAGCTATTCTTAGTCGATCTTTTCAAAGCCGAGCACAAAGACACCAAATTTATTGAAAACTACAACCCCTTTGGACTGGTTCCTGTTCTGGAG GACGAGGATGGAACAAAATTATATGAGTCTCGCGCCATTTGTCGCTATCTCATCGCCAAGTATGCCCCCGAATCAGAATTGCTCCCTAACCCAAGCGACGTGAAGAAGTACGGTCTTTTTGAACAAGCCGCTAGCATCGAGTATTCGAGTTTTGATAGGTGGGGTGCGTCCATCACCATTGGACGCGTAATAGCTCC TATGGCGGGATGGCCTATagatgaggaagaagttAAGAAGGCAATTAATACCTTGACAAGTAATATGGAAGCCTATGAGCGTATCCTATCCAAGCAAAAGTACCTGGCCGGAAAT GCTTTCACTTTCGCAGACCTATCCCACCTTCCCTTTGGTCAAATAATCAATCATTTTTACCCTGAGATCTTTTCTTCTCAACCCCATGTCAAATT GTGGTGGGACACAATCTCTTCCCGGGACTCCTGGAAGTCCACCCTTAAACTTACAGGAGAGTATTAG